From a region of the Podospora pseudopauciseta strain CBS 411.78 chromosome 7 map unlocalized CBS411.78m_7, whole genome shotgun sequence genome:
- a CDS encoding uncharacterized protein (EggNog:ENOG503P38C) gives MRASAPVMQGLWTAKQCHRLLRPLLAHITALKKIKERKAAVRRNSDSTQPQQSQITRGRPRKSVVLGKRDRGYPESDEEYSTKKRMTRKYSRKGSQRSPAEDSSPATTTPPRDGTVRQRNLPGARPSQDTVFPTPHLRRIRNHEQSSPVIQENRIEVTVCGHSNCVKRCRFDEELARLRSSIDPERLALFYHVVKALDSLLKKTRPDRVENIAAPRSLMAMCLRKIPAYIRWEKKEIEKDQDSQPEPQDCGVSFEIYDELEALGPAEGWKNLCLAVRAHSIQIVHEAAEEGLFDDNIVSLLIRLCHEYLPSNEFMPLIDTFIFRQYPRPALRDNDFDHCQALHPIRVIHTLGHSTDLTPNKVASLLSGGFLPSEWILTGGFRKLWHSTIARIAQMKPCDDVVELAITTLTLLCDHASPTRPRGVAQTRIRGKPQSQLVDAIGALGAVVLLSQEGKDQGAAASSSTDRTSTIRRRVQYVVDTCTKQLRHRKKEGRKLGTYLFALCSFLCVDMTTSSAVIESSWRGVLNCKGNASLMLQYDATIALLASIVQYCVRGTRLDTHMYLLQLCDKLQKLDLPRGALSNIQVDAAFRVAESTGNMRDHAFAEGLRAKMNAAATPVPEGGRRRGNFSGIKWDDVISEWVAATPGTVGGKKGVGRGSMAARSAGIGEVLDSEEESQEDHHGDEVSDENDVDAEDLVDFGEHDSEHEEPPSATEEDSIEQGTAPNSSSASEDDDDVDPTSPITEPFPSKAQQNDQSEVEDNNKENLFPENDDDDGFDQPPSSPTKLSHVVPKCLLSARPRRLSRPITRGGDELGMDLDGSSSSGKKVLVTRGSTNSWLNRNKPARFRPARPSRVSLGVGDSATEDSDDELSIL, from the coding sequence TCGGCAAGAGGGACAGAGGATATCCCGAGTCTGATGAAGAGTACTCGACCAAAAAGAGAATGACTCGGAAATACTCTCGGAAAGGATCGCAAAGGTCACCGGCCGAGGATTCATCACCAGCGACAACCACACCCCCGAGAGATGGTACAGTAAGACAACGGAATCTACCAGGAGCCAGGCCTTCCCAAGATACCGTTTTCCCAACACCACATCTACGCCGCATCAGAAACCATGAGCAGTCTTCTCCTGTTATCCAAGAAAATAGAATTGAGGTAACAGTCTGCGGCCACTCGAATTGCGTCAAGAGATGCAGGTTTGACGAGGAACTAGCCCGTCTTCGTTCATCTATTGATCCCGAAAGGCTTGCGCTATTTTATCATGTCGTCAAAGCCCTGGATTCATTGTTGAAAAAGACCAGGCCGGATCGCGTTGAGAATATTGCGGCTCCCAGGTCTCTGATGGCAATGTGTCTCCGGAAGATACCAGCCTACATACGCtgggagaagaaagagatCGAAAAGGATCAGGATTCACAACCAGAACCACAAGACTGCGGCGTCTCGTTCGAAATATACGACGAGTTGGAAGCCCTAGGGCCTGCTGAAGGTTGGAAGAATCTTTGTCTGGCTGTACGAGCTCACAGCATACAGATTGTTCATGAAGCTGCTGAAGAGGGACTGTTTGACGACAACATAGTGAGCTTGCTGATCAGATTATGCCACGAATACCTACCGAGCAATGAATTCATGCCGCTTATCGATACATTCATATTCCGCCAGTACCCAAGACCAGCTTTGAGGGACAATGATTTTGATCATTGTCAAGCATTACATCCCATACGAGTGATCCACACGCTGGGTCACAGCACTGATCTTACACCCAATAAAGTAGCCTCACTACTTTCAGGTGGGTTCCTACCATCAGAGTGGATTCTGACGGGAGGCTTCAGAAAACTATGGCATTCAACCATCGCCCGGATAGCACAAATGAAGCCATGCGATGATGTGGTTGAGCTGGCCATCACCACTTTGACACTTCTCTGCGACCATGCCTCACCAACCCGACCAAGAGGCGTTGCTCAAACCCGCATTCGCGGCAAACCACAAAGTCAACTCGTCGACGCCATCGGAGCACTCGGAGCTGTTGTTCTTCTCAGCCAGGAAGGAAAGGACCAAGGGGCAGCTGCTTCGTCATCAACAGACCGAACATCCACCATCCGACGAAGGGTGCAATACGTGGTAGACACGTGCACCAAACAACTCAGACATCGCAAAAAGGAAGGTCGCAAGCTCGGAACCTACCTCTTTGCTCTTTGTTCCTTTCTCTGCGTCGACATGACTACCTCTTCTGCGGTGATAGAGTCATCATGGAGGGGTGTGCTCAATTGCAAGGGAAACGCCAGTCTGATGCTTCAGTATGATGCCACCATCGCATTGTTGGCATCGATAGTGCAGTACTGCGTTCGTGGGACGAGGTTGGACACGCACATGTATCTTTTGCAGCTGTGCGACAAGCTTCAGAAGTTGGATTTGCCCAGGGGGGCATTGAGTAATATCCAGGTTGATGCGGCGTTTCGCGTGGCGGAAAGTACGGGGAACATGAGGGATCATGCTTTTGCGGAGGGGTTGAGAGCGAAGATGAATGCGGCTGCTACGCCGGTtccggagggggggaggaggagggggaattTTTCGGGTATCAAATGGGATGATGTTATTAGTGAGTGGGTTGCTGCTACGCCTGGGAcggtgggggggaagaagggggttggtCGTGGTTCGATGGCGGCACGATCAGCAGGGAttggggaggtgttggactctgaggaggagagtcaAGAGGACCACCATGGGGATGAAGTCAGTGATGAGAATGATGTCGACGCGGAAGATCTGGTGGATTTTGGCGAGCATGATTCCGAGCATGAAGAACCTCCATCTGCCACGGAAGAAGACAGCATTGAGCAGGGCACAGCACCCAACTCTTCCTCAGCGTcagaggacgacgacgatgtggacccaacctctcccatcACGGaacccttcccctccaaaGCCCAGCAAAACGACCAATCAGAAGTTgaggacaacaacaaagagAACCTTTTCCCGGaaaacgacgacgacgacgggtTTGACCAACCGCCCTCATCGCCTACCAAACTAAGCCATGTTGTTCCGAAATGCCTCCTCTCGGCCAGACCAAGACGGCTATCAAGACCGATCACcagaggtggtgatgagctaGGGATGGACTTGGACGGAAGCAGCAGTTCAGGAAAGAAAGTGTTGGTGACGAGAGGTAGCACGAACAGTTGGCTCAACAGGAACAAGCCTGCGAGGTTTCGGCCGGCGAGGCCGTCGAGAGTGTcgttgggggttggggatagCGCGACTGAAGATAGTGATGATGAGTTGTCTATTCTCTGA